The following proteins come from a genomic window of Miscanthus floridulus cultivar M001 unplaced genomic scaffold, ASM1932011v1 fs_375_1_2, whole genome shotgun sequence:
- the LOC136531590 gene encoding DDT domain-containing protein DDR4-like isoform X5 — MAAASPPQDQLQPAAEGAVAREEPAALTPRRARFPRACHYRPNAAPPTPAPAPAPAPPPPRPRRSGNAGDETPEYRVVTPLVEEPASPAELPRWRLRGMWELASVLNFLHVFRPLLNIAVEFTAEELEDAIITPNGTLDDVHIPLLKQEDVRNFIDSSLKHGYHLSIFRKERIGGDSHGISYWYEDDPILGHRLYREIRRVERVKESTKKSKGKGVSTVPVISYHWEAVACNFDEFKIAAQEKLFSSRNRTEVSLGKKLTFNYLPEIEKIHKKKEKLLKKQQREALLLDSYLTVNGLTSGRSRRERKRVTYTFDDYDRSINEAIKTIKKNENAVEIGPSPLCKGFYGETPAKSYYKAKKGEGKSDTLHRSYRPRKRSQRYTKDYVEAVSDIDLDFDSDDDIMGEAVYDEEYLRRRKWHKASLSENDDEFQLEQVANDGDDEVDHSLSANEGTEELQWYKRSPLLIPQGTKLKSIDEIQIGIRRSKRSTRPRINYQQLDTFGANTEFGKSEKCNASDPDAGSDALNDMELSTSQDREEEDNEVNKAQQQCIEKSIVPVSESRSIRRKFLDLNELVPIAGFDDASVLVKDEHMNNSREKCSAAH, encoded by the exons ATGGCGGCGGCCTCCCCGCCGCAGGATCAGCTGCAGCCGGCGGCGGAGGGCGCGGTTGCGCGGGAGGAACCCGCGGCGCTGACCCCAAGGAGGGCCCGGTTCCCGCGCGCGTGCCACTACCGTCCGAACGCGGCGCCGCCCACccccgcacccgcgcccgcgcccgcgcctccgCCCCCGCGGCCGAGGCGGAGCGGGAATGCGGGGGACGAGACGCCGGAGTACCGCGTGGTGACGCCGCTGGTGGAGGAGCCGGCGTCGCCCGCTGAGCTGCCGCGTTGGAGATTGCGCGGCATGTGGGAGCTCGCCTCCGTCCTCAACTTCCTCCAC GTGTTCCGGCCATTGCTGAACATTGCGGTGGAGTTCACTGCGGAGGAGCTGGAGGACGCGATCATAACGCCCAATGGGACGTTGGATGACGTGCATATTCCTCTGTTAAAG CAAGAGGACGTTCGGAACTTCATTGATAGTTCTTTGAAGCATGGTTATCATCTTTCCATCTTCCGTAAAGAAAGAATTGGAGGAGATTCACATGGAATCTCATACTG GTATGAAGATGATCCAATCCTCGGGCATCGGTTGTATCGTGAAATTAGACGTGTGGAGCGTGTGAAGGAGTCAACAAAAAAATCTAAAGGAAAGGGAGTTTCTACTGTTCCGGTTATCTCCTATCACTGGGAGGCTGTAGCTTGCAACTTTGATGAGTTTAAAATAGCTGCA CAGGAAAAACTCTTTTCAAGTAGGAACAGGACAGAAGTCTCTCTTGGGAAGAAGCTGACGTTCAATTATCTTCCAGAGATTGAAAAGATTCACAAG AAGAAGGAGAAGTTGCTaaaaaagcaacaaagagaagcCCTCCTCCTCGATAGCTACTTGACGGTGAATGGATTGACATCTGGCCGCTCTCGTCGTGAAAGAAAACGTGTGACTTATACTTTTG ATGATTATGATcgttcaataaatgaagccatAAAAACAATAAA GAAAAATGAGAATGCTGTTGAGATTGGCCCCTCGCCATTATGCAAAGGATTCTATGGAGAAACTCCAGCGAAGTCATATTACAAAGCAAAAAAGGGTGAAGGAAAGTCTGACACTCTCCATCGCAG CTACAGGCCGAGAAAAAGATCTCAAAGGTACACAAAAGactatgttgaggccgtatcagATATTGACCTagattttgacagtgatgatgatatCATGGGTGAAGCAGTCTATGATGAAGAATATCTTAGAAGAAGAAAATGGCACAAGGCAAGCCTTTCtgaaaatgatgatgagtttCAGTTGGAGCAAGTTGccaatgatggtgatgatgaagtgGATCATTCTTTGAGTGCTAATGAAGGCACAGAAGAGCTCCAATGGTACAAAAGATCTCCACTTCTCATCCCTCAAGGGACCAAGTTGAAATCTATTGATGAAATCCAAATTGGCATCAGACGCAGTAAGCGCTCCACCCGCCCACGTATTAACTATCAACAGCTTGATACTTTTGGTGCAAATACAGAATTTGGGAAGTCAGAGAAATGCAATGCATCAGATCCGGATGCTGGTTCTGACGCACTAAATGATATGGAGCTGTCAACAAGTCAAGACCGAGAGGAAGAAGACAATGAAGTAAATAAAGCACAGCAGCAGTGCATAGAGAAATCAATTGTTCCTGTCAGTGAGAGTAGAAGTATCCGGAGAAAATTCCTCGACCTAAATGAGCTTGTGCCTATAGCTGGATTTGATGATGCTTCAGTCTTGGTGAAAGATGAGCACATGAATAACAGCCGAGAAAAATGTTCTGCAGCACATTAG
- the LOC136531590 gene encoding DDT domain-containing protein DDR4-like isoform X4 yields MAAASPPQDQLQPAAEGAVAREEPAALTPRRARFPRACHYRPNAAPPTPAPAPAPAPPPPRPRRSGNAGDETPEYRVVTPLVEEPASPAELPRWRLRGMWELASVLNFLHVFRPLLNIAVEFTAEELEDAIITPNGTLDDVHIPLLKSIPPVTRMAMGRGTWIAVLCKKLKHWWHWVAEGDLPIVASHGAETELYKALEPGIRLVILKAICDIRGEQEDVRNFIDSSLKHGYHLSIFRKERIGGDSHGISYWYEDDPILGHRLYREIRRVERVKESTKKSKGKGVSTVPVISYHWEAVACNFDEFKIAAEKLFSSRNRTEVSLGKKLTFNYLPEIEKIHKKKEKLLKKQQREALLLDSYLTVNGLTSGRSRRERKRVTYTFDDYDRSINEAIKTIKKNENAVEIGPSPLCKGFYGETPAKSYYKAKKGEGKSDTLHRRPRKRSQRYTKDYVEAVSDIDLDFDSDDDIMGEAVYDEEYLRRRKWHKASLSENDDEFQLEQVANDGDDEVDHSLSANEGTEELQWYKRSPLLIPQGTKLKSIDEIQIGIRRSKRSTRPRINYQQLDTFGANTEFGKSEKCNASDPDAGSDALNDMELSTSQDREEEDNEVNKAQQQCIEKSIVPVSESRSIRRKFLDLNELVPIAGFDDASVLVKDEHMNNSREKCSAAH; encoded by the exons ATGGCGGCGGCCTCCCCGCCGCAGGATCAGCTGCAGCCGGCGGCGGAGGGCGCGGTTGCGCGGGAGGAACCCGCGGCGCTGACCCCAAGGAGGGCCCGGTTCCCGCGCGCGTGCCACTACCGTCCGAACGCGGCGCCGCCCACccccgcacccgcgcccgcgcccgcgcctccgCCCCCGCGGCCGAGGCGGAGCGGGAATGCGGGGGACGAGACGCCGGAGTACCGCGTGGTGACGCCGCTGGTGGAGGAGCCGGCGTCGCCCGCTGAGCTGCCGCGTTGGAGATTGCGCGGCATGTGGGAGCTCGCCTCCGTCCTCAACTTCCTCCAC GTGTTCCGGCCATTGCTGAACATTGCGGTGGAGTTCACTGCGGAGGAGCTGGAGGACGCGATCATAACGCCCAATGGGACGTTGGATGACGTGCATATTCCTCTGTTAAAG TCAATTCCTCCAGTAACTCGAATGGCCATGGGACGTGGAACATGGATAGCAGTGTTATGTAAAAAATTGAAGCACTGGTGGCATTGG GTTGCAGAAGGCGATCTACCGATTGTTGCCTCACACGG AGCGGAAACTGAGCTGTACAAGGCACTTGAGCCAGGAATTCGATTAGTGATCCTGAAAGCCATATGTGATATACGTGGTGAG CAAGAGGACGTTCGGAACTTCATTGATAGTTCTTTGAAGCATGGTTATCATCTTTCCATCTTCCGTAAAGAAAGAATTGGAGGAGATTCACATGGAATCTCATACTG GTATGAAGATGATCCAATCCTCGGGCATCGGTTGTATCGTGAAATTAGACGTGTGGAGCGTGTGAAGGAGTCAACAAAAAAATCTAAAGGAAAGGGAGTTTCTACTGTTCCGGTTATCTCCTATCACTGGGAGGCTGTAGCTTGCAACTTTGATGAGTTTAAAATAGCTGCA GAAAAACTCTTTTCAAGTAGGAACAGGACAGAAGTCTCTCTTGGGAAGAAGCTGACGTTCAATTATCTTCCAGAGATTGAAAAGATTCACAAG AAGAAGGAGAAGTTGCTaaaaaagcaacaaagagaagcCCTCCTCCTCGATAGCTACTTGACGGTGAATGGATTGACATCTGGCCGCTCTCGTCGTGAAAGAAAACGTGTGACTTATACTTTTG ATGATTATGATcgttcaataaatgaagccatAAAAACAATAAA GAAAAATGAGAATGCTGTTGAGATTGGCCCCTCGCCATTATGCAAAGGATTCTATGGAGAAACTCCAGCGAAGTCATATTACAAAGCAAAAAAGGGTGAAGGAAAGTCTGACACTCTCCATCGCAG GCCGAGAAAAAGATCTCAAAGGTACACAAAAGactatgttgaggccgtatcagATATTGACCTagattttgacagtgatgatgatatCATGGGTGAAGCAGTCTATGATGAAGAATATCTTAGAAGAAGAAAATGGCACAAGGCAAGCCTTTCtgaaaatgatgatgagtttCAGTTGGAGCAAGTTGccaatgatggtgatgatgaagtgGATCATTCTTTGAGTGCTAATGAAGGCACAGAAGAGCTCCAATGGTACAAAAGATCTCCACTTCTCATCCCTCAAGGGACCAAGTTGAAATCTATTGATGAAATCCAAATTGGCATCAGACGCAGTAAGCGCTCCACCCGCCCACGTATTAACTATCAACAGCTTGATACTTTTGGTGCAAATACAGAATTTGGGAAGTCAGAGAAATGCAATGCATCAGATCCGGATGCTGGTTCTGACGCACTAAATGATATGGAGCTGTCAACAAGTCAAGACCGAGAGGAAGAAGACAATGAAGTAAATAAAGCACAGCAGCAGTGCATAGAGAAATCAATTGTTCCTGTCAGTGAGAGTAGAAGTATCCGGAGAAAATTCCTCGACCTAAATGAGCTTGTGCCTATAGCTGGATTTGATGATGCTTCAGTCTTGGTGAAAGATGAGCACATGAATAACAGCCGAGAAAAATGTTCTGCAGCACATTAG
- the LOC136531590 gene encoding DDT domain-containing protein DDR4-like isoform X2: MAAASPPQDQLQPAAEGAVAREEPAALTPRRARFPRACHYRPNAAPPTPAPAPAPAPPPPRPRRSGNAGDETPEYRVVTPLVEEPASPAELPRWRLRGMWELASVLNFLHVFRPLLNIAVEFTAEELEDAIITPNGTLDDVHIPLLKSIPPVTRMAMGRGTWIAVLCKKLKHWWHWVAEGDLPIVASHGAETELYKALEPGIRLVILKAICDIRGEQEDVRNFIDSSLKHGYHLSIFRKERIGGDSHGISYWYEDDPILGHRLYREIRRVERVKESTKKSKGKGVSTVPVISYHWEAVACNFDEFKIAAEKLFSSRNRTEVSLGKKLTFNYLPEIEKIHKKKEKLLKKQQREALLLDSYLTVNGLTSGRSRRERKRVTYTFDDYDRSINEAIKTIKKNENAVEIGPSPLCKGFYGETPAKSYYKAKKGEGKSDTLHRSYRPRKRSQRYTKDYVEAVSDIDLDFDSDDDIMGEAVYDEEYLRRRKWHKASLSENDDEFQLEQVANDGDDEVDHSLSANEGTEELQWYKRSPLLIPQGTKLKSIDEIQIGIRRSKRSTRPRINYQQLDTFGANTEFGKSEKCNASDPDAGSDALNDMELSTSQDREEEDNEVNKAQQQCIEKSIVPVSESRSIRRKFLDLNELVPIAGFDDASVLVKDEHMNNSREKCSAAH, translated from the exons ATGGCGGCGGCCTCCCCGCCGCAGGATCAGCTGCAGCCGGCGGCGGAGGGCGCGGTTGCGCGGGAGGAACCCGCGGCGCTGACCCCAAGGAGGGCCCGGTTCCCGCGCGCGTGCCACTACCGTCCGAACGCGGCGCCGCCCACccccgcacccgcgcccgcgcccgcgcctccgCCCCCGCGGCCGAGGCGGAGCGGGAATGCGGGGGACGAGACGCCGGAGTACCGCGTGGTGACGCCGCTGGTGGAGGAGCCGGCGTCGCCCGCTGAGCTGCCGCGTTGGAGATTGCGCGGCATGTGGGAGCTCGCCTCCGTCCTCAACTTCCTCCAC GTGTTCCGGCCATTGCTGAACATTGCGGTGGAGTTCACTGCGGAGGAGCTGGAGGACGCGATCATAACGCCCAATGGGACGTTGGATGACGTGCATATTCCTCTGTTAAAG TCAATTCCTCCAGTAACTCGAATGGCCATGGGACGTGGAACATGGATAGCAGTGTTATGTAAAAAATTGAAGCACTGGTGGCATTGG GTTGCAGAAGGCGATCTACCGATTGTTGCCTCACACGG AGCGGAAACTGAGCTGTACAAGGCACTTGAGCCAGGAATTCGATTAGTGATCCTGAAAGCCATATGTGATATACGTGGTGAG CAAGAGGACGTTCGGAACTTCATTGATAGTTCTTTGAAGCATGGTTATCATCTTTCCATCTTCCGTAAAGAAAGAATTGGAGGAGATTCACATGGAATCTCATACTG GTATGAAGATGATCCAATCCTCGGGCATCGGTTGTATCGTGAAATTAGACGTGTGGAGCGTGTGAAGGAGTCAACAAAAAAATCTAAAGGAAAGGGAGTTTCTACTGTTCCGGTTATCTCCTATCACTGGGAGGCTGTAGCTTGCAACTTTGATGAGTTTAAAATAGCTGCA GAAAAACTCTTTTCAAGTAGGAACAGGACAGAAGTCTCTCTTGGGAAGAAGCTGACGTTCAATTATCTTCCAGAGATTGAAAAGATTCACAAG AAGAAGGAGAAGTTGCTaaaaaagcaacaaagagaagcCCTCCTCCTCGATAGCTACTTGACGGTGAATGGATTGACATCTGGCCGCTCTCGTCGTGAAAGAAAACGTGTGACTTATACTTTTG ATGATTATGATcgttcaataaatgaagccatAAAAACAATAAA GAAAAATGAGAATGCTGTTGAGATTGGCCCCTCGCCATTATGCAAAGGATTCTATGGAGAAACTCCAGCGAAGTCATATTACAAAGCAAAAAAGGGTGAAGGAAAGTCTGACACTCTCCATCGCAG CTACAGGCCGAGAAAAAGATCTCAAAGGTACACAAAAGactatgttgaggccgtatcagATATTGACCTagattttgacagtgatgatgatatCATGGGTGAAGCAGTCTATGATGAAGAATATCTTAGAAGAAGAAAATGGCACAAGGCAAGCCTTTCtgaaaatgatgatgagtttCAGTTGGAGCAAGTTGccaatgatggtgatgatgaagtgGATCATTCTTTGAGTGCTAATGAAGGCACAGAAGAGCTCCAATGGTACAAAAGATCTCCACTTCTCATCCCTCAAGGGACCAAGTTGAAATCTATTGATGAAATCCAAATTGGCATCAGACGCAGTAAGCGCTCCACCCGCCCACGTATTAACTATCAACAGCTTGATACTTTTGGTGCAAATACAGAATTTGGGAAGTCAGAGAAATGCAATGCATCAGATCCGGATGCTGGTTCTGACGCACTAAATGATATGGAGCTGTCAACAAGTCAAGACCGAGAGGAAGAAGACAATGAAGTAAATAAAGCACAGCAGCAGTGCATAGAGAAATCAATTGTTCCTGTCAGTGAGAGTAGAAGTATCCGGAGAAAATTCCTCGACCTAAATGAGCTTGTGCCTATAGCTGGATTTGATGATGCTTCAGTCTTGGTGAAAGATGAGCACATGAATAACAGCCGAGAAAAATGTTCTGCAGCACATTAG
- the LOC136531590 gene encoding DDT domain-containing protein DDR4-like isoform X3, whose protein sequence is MAAASPPQDQLQPAAEGAVAREEPAALTPRRARFPRACHYRPNAAPPTPAPAPAPAPPPPRPRRSGNAGDETPEYRVVTPLVEEPASPAELPRWRLRGMWELASVLNFLHVFRPLLNIAVEFTAEELEDAIITPNGTLDDVHIPLLKSIPPVTRMAMGRGTWIAVLCKKLKHWWHWVAEGDLPIVASHGAETELYKALEPGIRLVILKAICDIRGEQEDVRNFIDSSLKHGYHLSIFRKERIGGDSHGISYWYEDDPILGHRLYREIRRVERVKESTKKSKGKGVSTVPVISYHWEAVACNFDEFKIAAQEKLFSSRNRTEVSLGKKLTFNYLPEIEKIHKKKEKLLKKQQREALLLDSYLTVNGLTSGRSRRERKRVTYTFDDYDRSINEAIKTIKKNENAVEIGPSPLCKGFYGETPAKSYYKAKKGEGKSDTLHRRPRKRSQRYTKDYVEAVSDIDLDFDSDDDIMGEAVYDEEYLRRRKWHKASLSENDDEFQLEQVANDGDDEVDHSLSANEGTEELQWYKRSPLLIPQGTKLKSIDEIQIGIRRSKRSTRPRINYQQLDTFGANTEFGKSEKCNASDPDAGSDALNDMELSTSQDREEEDNEVNKAQQQCIEKSIVPVSESRSIRRKFLDLNELVPIAGFDDASVLVKDEHMNNSREKCSAAH, encoded by the exons ATGGCGGCGGCCTCCCCGCCGCAGGATCAGCTGCAGCCGGCGGCGGAGGGCGCGGTTGCGCGGGAGGAACCCGCGGCGCTGACCCCAAGGAGGGCCCGGTTCCCGCGCGCGTGCCACTACCGTCCGAACGCGGCGCCGCCCACccccgcacccgcgcccgcgcccgcgcctccgCCCCCGCGGCCGAGGCGGAGCGGGAATGCGGGGGACGAGACGCCGGAGTACCGCGTGGTGACGCCGCTGGTGGAGGAGCCGGCGTCGCCCGCTGAGCTGCCGCGTTGGAGATTGCGCGGCATGTGGGAGCTCGCCTCCGTCCTCAACTTCCTCCAC GTGTTCCGGCCATTGCTGAACATTGCGGTGGAGTTCACTGCGGAGGAGCTGGAGGACGCGATCATAACGCCCAATGGGACGTTGGATGACGTGCATATTCCTCTGTTAAAG TCAATTCCTCCAGTAACTCGAATGGCCATGGGACGTGGAACATGGATAGCAGTGTTATGTAAAAAATTGAAGCACTGGTGGCATTGG GTTGCAGAAGGCGATCTACCGATTGTTGCCTCACACGG AGCGGAAACTGAGCTGTACAAGGCACTTGAGCCAGGAATTCGATTAGTGATCCTGAAAGCCATATGTGATATACGTGGTGAG CAAGAGGACGTTCGGAACTTCATTGATAGTTCTTTGAAGCATGGTTATCATCTTTCCATCTTCCGTAAAGAAAGAATTGGAGGAGATTCACATGGAATCTCATACTG GTATGAAGATGATCCAATCCTCGGGCATCGGTTGTATCGTGAAATTAGACGTGTGGAGCGTGTGAAGGAGTCAACAAAAAAATCTAAAGGAAAGGGAGTTTCTACTGTTCCGGTTATCTCCTATCACTGGGAGGCTGTAGCTTGCAACTTTGATGAGTTTAAAATAGCTGCA CAGGAAAAACTCTTTTCAAGTAGGAACAGGACAGAAGTCTCTCTTGGGAAGAAGCTGACGTTCAATTATCTTCCAGAGATTGAAAAGATTCACAAG AAGAAGGAGAAGTTGCTaaaaaagcaacaaagagaagcCCTCCTCCTCGATAGCTACTTGACGGTGAATGGATTGACATCTGGCCGCTCTCGTCGTGAAAGAAAACGTGTGACTTATACTTTTG ATGATTATGATcgttcaataaatgaagccatAAAAACAATAAA GAAAAATGAGAATGCTGTTGAGATTGGCCCCTCGCCATTATGCAAAGGATTCTATGGAGAAACTCCAGCGAAGTCATATTACAAAGCAAAAAAGGGTGAAGGAAAGTCTGACACTCTCCATCGCAG GCCGAGAAAAAGATCTCAAAGGTACACAAAAGactatgttgaggccgtatcagATATTGACCTagattttgacagtgatgatgatatCATGGGTGAAGCAGTCTATGATGAAGAATATCTTAGAAGAAGAAAATGGCACAAGGCAAGCCTTTCtgaaaatgatgatgagtttCAGTTGGAGCAAGTTGccaatgatggtgatgatgaagtgGATCATTCTTTGAGTGCTAATGAAGGCACAGAAGAGCTCCAATGGTACAAAAGATCTCCACTTCTCATCCCTCAAGGGACCAAGTTGAAATCTATTGATGAAATCCAAATTGGCATCAGACGCAGTAAGCGCTCCACCCGCCCACGTATTAACTATCAACAGCTTGATACTTTTGGTGCAAATACAGAATTTGGGAAGTCAGAGAAATGCAATGCATCAGATCCGGATGCTGGTTCTGACGCACTAAATGATATGGAGCTGTCAACAAGTCAAGACCGAGAGGAAGAAGACAATGAAGTAAATAAAGCACAGCAGCAGTGCATAGAGAAATCAATTGTTCCTGTCAGTGAGAGTAGAAGTATCCGGAGAAAATTCCTCGACCTAAATGAGCTTGTGCCTATAGCTGGATTTGATGATGCTTCAGTCTTGGTGAAAGATGAGCACATGAATAACAGCCGAGAAAAATGTTCTGCAGCACATTAG
- the LOC136531590 gene encoding DDT domain-containing protein DDR4-like isoform X1, with product MAAASPPQDQLQPAAEGAVAREEPAALTPRRARFPRACHYRPNAAPPTPAPAPAPAPPPPRPRRSGNAGDETPEYRVVTPLVEEPASPAELPRWRLRGMWELASVLNFLHVFRPLLNIAVEFTAEELEDAIITPNGTLDDVHIPLLKSIPPVTRMAMGRGTWIAVLCKKLKHWWHWVAEGDLPIVASHGAETELYKALEPGIRLVILKAICDIRGEQEDVRNFIDSSLKHGYHLSIFRKERIGGDSHGISYWYEDDPILGHRLYREIRRVERVKESTKKSKGKGVSTVPVISYHWEAVACNFDEFKIAAQEKLFSSRNRTEVSLGKKLTFNYLPEIEKIHKKKEKLLKKQQREALLLDSYLTVNGLTSGRSRRERKRVTYTFDDYDRSINEAIKTIKKNENAVEIGPSPLCKGFYGETPAKSYYKAKKGEGKSDTLHRSYRPRKRSQRYTKDYVEAVSDIDLDFDSDDDIMGEAVYDEEYLRRRKWHKASLSENDDEFQLEQVANDGDDEVDHSLSANEGTEELQWYKRSPLLIPQGTKLKSIDEIQIGIRRSKRSTRPRINYQQLDTFGANTEFGKSEKCNASDPDAGSDALNDMELSTSQDREEEDNEVNKAQQQCIEKSIVPVSESRSIRRKFLDLNELVPIAGFDDASVLVKDEHMNNSREKCSAAH from the exons ATGGCGGCGGCCTCCCCGCCGCAGGATCAGCTGCAGCCGGCGGCGGAGGGCGCGGTTGCGCGGGAGGAACCCGCGGCGCTGACCCCAAGGAGGGCCCGGTTCCCGCGCGCGTGCCACTACCGTCCGAACGCGGCGCCGCCCACccccgcacccgcgcccgcgcccgcgcctccgCCCCCGCGGCCGAGGCGGAGCGGGAATGCGGGGGACGAGACGCCGGAGTACCGCGTGGTGACGCCGCTGGTGGAGGAGCCGGCGTCGCCCGCTGAGCTGCCGCGTTGGAGATTGCGCGGCATGTGGGAGCTCGCCTCCGTCCTCAACTTCCTCCAC GTGTTCCGGCCATTGCTGAACATTGCGGTGGAGTTCACTGCGGAGGAGCTGGAGGACGCGATCATAACGCCCAATGGGACGTTGGATGACGTGCATATTCCTCTGTTAAAG TCAATTCCTCCAGTAACTCGAATGGCCATGGGACGTGGAACATGGATAGCAGTGTTATGTAAAAAATTGAAGCACTGGTGGCATTGG GTTGCAGAAGGCGATCTACCGATTGTTGCCTCACACGG AGCGGAAACTGAGCTGTACAAGGCACTTGAGCCAGGAATTCGATTAGTGATCCTGAAAGCCATATGTGATATACGTGGTGAG CAAGAGGACGTTCGGAACTTCATTGATAGTTCTTTGAAGCATGGTTATCATCTTTCCATCTTCCGTAAAGAAAGAATTGGAGGAGATTCACATGGAATCTCATACTG GTATGAAGATGATCCAATCCTCGGGCATCGGTTGTATCGTGAAATTAGACGTGTGGAGCGTGTGAAGGAGTCAACAAAAAAATCTAAAGGAAAGGGAGTTTCTACTGTTCCGGTTATCTCCTATCACTGGGAGGCTGTAGCTTGCAACTTTGATGAGTTTAAAATAGCTGCA CAGGAAAAACTCTTTTCAAGTAGGAACAGGACAGAAGTCTCTCTTGGGAAGAAGCTGACGTTCAATTATCTTCCAGAGATTGAAAAGATTCACAAG AAGAAGGAGAAGTTGCTaaaaaagcaacaaagagaagcCCTCCTCCTCGATAGCTACTTGACGGTGAATGGATTGACATCTGGCCGCTCTCGTCGTGAAAGAAAACGTGTGACTTATACTTTTG ATGATTATGATcgttcaataaatgaagccatAAAAACAATAAA GAAAAATGAGAATGCTGTTGAGATTGGCCCCTCGCCATTATGCAAAGGATTCTATGGAGAAACTCCAGCGAAGTCATATTACAAAGCAAAAAAGGGTGAAGGAAAGTCTGACACTCTCCATCGCAG CTACAGGCCGAGAAAAAGATCTCAAAGGTACACAAAAGactatgttgaggccgtatcagATATTGACCTagattttgacagtgatgatgatatCATGGGTGAAGCAGTCTATGATGAAGAATATCTTAGAAGAAGAAAATGGCACAAGGCAAGCCTTTCtgaaaatgatgatgagtttCAGTTGGAGCAAGTTGccaatgatggtgatgatgaagtgGATCATTCTTTGAGTGCTAATGAAGGCACAGAAGAGCTCCAATGGTACAAAAGATCTCCACTTCTCATCCCTCAAGGGACCAAGTTGAAATCTATTGATGAAATCCAAATTGGCATCAGACGCAGTAAGCGCTCCACCCGCCCACGTATTAACTATCAACAGCTTGATACTTTTGGTGCAAATACAGAATTTGGGAAGTCAGAGAAATGCAATGCATCAGATCCGGATGCTGGTTCTGACGCACTAAATGATATGGAGCTGTCAACAAGTCAAGACCGAGAGGAAGAAGACAATGAAGTAAATAAAGCACAGCAGCAGTGCATAGAGAAATCAATTGTTCCTGTCAGTGAGAGTAGAAGTATCCGGAGAAAATTCCTCGACCTAAATGAGCTTGTGCCTATAGCTGGATTTGATGATGCTTCAGTCTTGGTGAAAGATGAGCACATGAATAACAGCCGAGAAAAATGTTCTGCAGCACATTAG